One genomic window of Aquisalimonas sp. 2447 includes the following:
- the hflD gene encoding high frequency lysogenization protein HflD → MDAKTREQTLALAALFQALAEIRRIARHGQGNPEDIETCINGLLNPFDGSVGDAYGGEVHLLPGVQRLRTQLSDPQDNELTRYAVLLIHLERKLMRRRALLSQLGEGLEQARRQAEHFHPGHENVLGRLADLYSDTVSTLRPQVMIQGERQWLEDTRNVNQVRSLLLAAIRAITFWRNAGGSRWRLILGRNRMLQSTEQLSRELLH, encoded by the coding sequence ATGGACGCAAAGACCCGGGAACAGACCCTTGCCCTGGCCGCCCTGTTCCAGGCGCTGGCGGAGATACGCCGCATCGCGCGACACGGCCAGGGCAACCCCGAGGACATCGAAACCTGCATCAACGGGCTGCTCAACCCGTTCGATGGCAGCGTTGGTGACGCCTACGGCGGCGAGGTCCACCTGCTTCCCGGCGTCCAGCGCCTGCGCACACAGCTCAGCGATCCCCAGGACAACGAGCTGACCCGGTATGCCGTGCTGCTGATCCACCTGGAGCGCAAATTGATGCGCCGACGTGCCCTCTTGAGTCAACTGGGGGAAGGCCTGGAACAGGCGCGACGCCAGGCGGAACATTTCCACCCCGGCCACGAAAACGTGCTGGGACGCCTGGCTGACCTCTACAGCGACACCGTCAGCACCCTGCGCCCCCAGGTCATGATCCAGGGCGAGCGGCAGTGGCTGGAGGATACCCGCAACGTCAATCAGGTGCGGTCTCTGCTGCTGGCCGCCATCCGCGCCATTACCTTCTGGCGCAACGCGGGAGGCAGCCGCTGGCGGCTGATTCTGGGGCGCAACCGCATGCTCCAGAGCACCGAGCAGCTGTCCCGGGAACTGCTACATTAA
- a CDS encoding DsbA family protein: protein MSQANPGTVPLTLFADYNCPFCYVATHRLTELGRRHDLDILWRFLELHPDVPAGGRALGEMEMATQDDHTLLEMIRHDGLPWQPRRLSVNTRRALLLAQAVQLYRRDAFLSLHLGLFDAVFGEGRNLGDPDVIRAVAQDHGVADMVEVAWGTPEPVELFLSHVEAAQELEITSIPSLVVSGRVFPGAASMDILEQALRHAAERPG, encoded by the coding sequence ATGAGCCAAGCGAACCCCGGCACGGTGCCCCTGACCCTGTTCGCCGACTACAACTGCCCCTTCTGCTATGTGGCCACGCACCGATTAACGGAGCTCGGTCGACGGCACGACCTGGACATCCTCTGGCGCTTTCTCGAACTGCACCCGGATGTTCCTGCCGGCGGCCGTGCGCTGGGCGAGATGGAGATGGCCACGCAGGACGATCACACCCTTCTGGAGATGATCCGCCATGACGGGCTCCCATGGCAGCCGCGGCGTCTCTCGGTCAACACCCGCCGTGCCCTGCTATTGGCACAGGCAGTCCAGCTCTACCGCCGGGACGCGTTCCTGAGCCTGCACCTGGGGCTGTTTGATGCCGTCTTCGGTGAGGGGCGGAACCTCGGTGACCCGGACGTCATTCGCGCGGTCGCGCAGGACCACGGCGTCGCAGACATGGTGGAAGTCGCCTGGGGAACGCCGGAGCCCGTGGAACTGTTCCTCTCCCATGTGGAGGCAGCCCAGGAACTGGAGATCACCAGCATCCCGTCACTGGTGGTTTCGGGCCGCGTTTTCCCGGGCGCGGCATCCATGGATATCCTGGAACAGGCGCTCCGCCACGCGGCAGAGCGCCCTGGGTGA
- a CDS encoding chalcone isomerase family protein, whose protein sequence is MVFRMLFLACLLVSPSLAAAEEAREVRGVELPLELSVSDTPLTLNGAGVRSRFFVRVYVGALYTAEPVSDGDTAIHLDSPRRIHLAMLRGVDRETMVDALEDGLDDAMTDQERERHADHIEAFKNMFPGDFEEGYRGDIDAIPGEGLVVSMNGEELGRIENDAFARFVLAIWLGENPADNAVKRGMLGDS, encoded by the coding sequence ATGGTGTTCAGGATGCTGTTTCTGGCGTGCCTGCTGGTGAGCCCGAGTCTGGCCGCCGCCGAGGAGGCCCGGGAAGTTCGCGGGGTGGAACTGCCCCTGGAGTTGAGCGTCAGTGATACGCCATTGACCCTGAACGGAGCGGGCGTGCGTTCGCGGTTCTTCGTCCGCGTCTATGTCGGCGCTCTCTACACCGCAGAGCCAGTGAGCGATGGCGATACGGCCATCCATCTGGACAGCCCGCGCAGGATTCATCTGGCCATGCTCCGGGGTGTGGACCGGGAGACCATGGTCGATGCGCTGGAGGATGGCCTGGACGACGCCATGACCGATCAGGAGCGGGAGCGTCACGCTGACCACATCGAGGCCTTCAAGAACATGTTTCCCGGGGATTTCGAAGAGGGCTACCGGGGCGACATCGATGCCATCCCCGGCGAAGGGCTGGTCGTCAGCATGAACGGTGAAGAGCTTGGCCGTATCGAGAACGACGCCTTCGCGCGTTTTGTCCTGGCCATCTGGCTCGGTGAAAACCCTGCGGACAATGCGGTGAAGCGGGGTATGCTGGGCGACAGCTGA
- a CDS encoding TetR/AcrR family transcriptional regulator: protein MSKETGRRSLSSEDWADAALDAIAEGGVEAVAVERIARALGVTKGSFYWHFANREALLAAALDLWERQQTEDVIARAEMEHDARRRIHRLFRNANGTKRAGQLYLAFAAAANDALVGPVLKRVNSRRIQFMVDCYLAMGLDFAEARQRAVLAYSVYLGTLQMRRDAPETIPAGPEFEEYMDYISMVLIPGFLPEGHGLTGQKTG from the coding sequence ATGCCATCGCCGAAGGTGGTGTCGAGGCGGTGGCCGTGGAGCGAATCGCGCGCGCTCTGGGGGTGACCAAGGGGAGCTTCTATTGGCACTTCGCCAACCGCGAGGCCCTGCTCGCAGCGGCGCTGGATCTCTGGGAACGGCAACAGACCGAGGATGTGATCGCACGGGCGGAGATGGAACACGATGCCCGGCGACGGATCCACCGGCTGTTTCGCAACGCCAACGGGACCAAGCGGGCGGGGCAGCTCTACCTCGCTTTCGCCGCGGCGGCCAACGATGCGCTGGTCGGCCCGGTCCTGAAGCGGGTCAACAGCCGCCGCATCCAGTTCATGGTGGACTGCTACCTGGCCATGGGGCTGGATTTCGCGGAGGCCCGGCAGCGGGCGGTGCTGGCCTATTCGGTGTATCTCGGCACGCTGCAGATGCGTCGTGACGCGCCCGAGACCATTCCCGCCGGCCCGGAGTTCGAAGAGTACATGGATTACATCAGCATGGTCCTGATCCCGGGTTTCCTGCCGGAAGGCCACGGCCTGACGGGGCAGAAGACCGGCTGA
- a CDS encoding OmpA family protein, with amino-acid sequence MRRTRPTCARQSVRRLRIGCIAVLASLATTITAAAELQWDRRYDAGLQQSQWTVERDDDACHLLHPLPRFGLAVFSRSAGGDQALRIYTHRPPRNSRTVELWSEPTEWHNGSLRRVGFTRALEDPRTFLLNHAMANRALQELERGQRPVITFEDWHAPGEAVALALSNAGFRPVYQRYLDCAGDLRPTAERAAEDSGTGAAAPAATRVGDPAAIVVPAPSAGYRPSPPGSDVLARHGQTPPPAEATTDGEDARPDNGQVIEGDDRPVHFVFDDTGLTRTEKDHLQEFVDALEDDHGTITVTGHTDSTGDADYNRRLGEARAAAVRDYLADQGVAPDRITIASGGEANPSEDNETAYGRAANRRASLHLER; translated from the coding sequence ATGCGCAGAACTCGTCCAACGTGCGCGCGTCAATCCGTCCGACGGCTGAGGATCGGCTGTATCGCGGTTCTTGCCAGTCTGGCGACCACCATCACGGCGGCTGCCGAATTGCAGTGGGACCGCCGCTACGATGCCGGACTGCAACAGTCCCAGTGGACGGTAGAGCGCGACGACGACGCCTGCCATCTGCTTCACCCCCTCCCCCGTTTCGGTCTGGCGGTGTTCTCCAGGAGCGCCGGCGGCGACCAGGCATTGCGTATCTATACCCACCGGCCGCCCCGCAACAGCCGCACCGTGGAGCTGTGGTCAGAACCCACCGAGTGGCACAACGGCTCCCTGCGCCGCGTTGGCTTTACCCGGGCGCTGGAAGACCCGCGCACCTTCCTGTTGAATCACGCCATGGCCAATCGGGCGCTCCAGGAGCTGGAGCGGGGTCAACGGCCGGTGATCACCTTCGAGGACTGGCACGCACCCGGGGAAGCGGTCGCGCTGGCATTAAGCAACGCCGGCTTCCGGCCCGTGTACCAGAGGTATCTCGATTGCGCCGGCGACCTGAGGCCTACGGCAGAGCGGGCAGCGGAAGATAGCGGTACCGGCGCAGCGGCACCGGCGGCCACTCGGGTTGGAGACCCCGCAGCCATCGTGGTTCCCGCCCCGTCCGCCGGCTACCGCCCGAGTCCACCCGGCAGCGATGTGCTGGCCCGTCATGGTCAGACACCCCCGCCCGCGGAGGCGACCACGGACGGAGAGGACGCGCGCCCGGACAACGGGCAGGTCATCGAAGGTGATGACCGACCAGTGCACTTCGTGTTCGATGATACCGGCCTCACCCGCACCGAGAAAGACCATCTGCAGGAGTTCGTGGACGCCCTCGAGGACGATCACGGTACCATTACAGTCACCGGCCACACTGACAGCACTGGCGATGCTGACTACAACCGCCGGCTCGGCGAGGCACGGGCAGCCGCAGTAAGGGATTACCTCGCCGACCAGGGTGTGGCCCCGGATCGCATCACTATTGCCAGCGGCGGCGAAGCGAACCCATCGGAGGACAACGAAACGGCGTACGGCCGGGCCGCCAACCGCCGGGCCAGCCTGCACCTGGAACGTTGA
- the acnA gene encoding aconitate hydratase AcnA has product MKDSFNARSTLDVEGNSYEIFRLKALEDKFDLGRLPFSLKVLLENLLRKEDGANITSENIEALAQWDPNAKPSTEIAFTPARVLMQDFTGVPAVVDLAAMRDAMQRLGGDPKRINPLEPADLVIDHSVMVDHAGSAGALDLNTKLEYHRNHERYKFLRWGQNAFSNFRVVPPGTGIVHQVNLEYLAEVVFTKEVDGVRRAYPDTLVGTDSHTTMINGLGVLGWGVGGIEAEAAMLGQPISMLIPQVVGFKMTGKLPEGATATDLVLTVTQQLRKKGVVGKFVEFFGDGLANMPLADRATIANMAPEYGATCGIFPIDEQTLRYLELTGRSQEQIKLVEAYAREQGMWRENGAREAEYTDVLELDLSTVVPSLAGPKRPQDRVALTDAKSTFLDTLEEHLDQHHGADEERFLNEGGDTAVGGQVDYDKGAVQIEINGQKTLLKHGSVVIAAITSCTNTSNPDVLVAAGLVAKKARERGLGSQPWVKTSFAPGSQVVPAYLQRAGLQHHLDELGFQVAGFGCTTCIGNSGPLPDEVSEGIREGNLMVASVLSGNRNFEGRVHPEVQTNWLASPPLVVAYALAGTMTVDLVREPLGKDMNGQDVYLKDIWPSQQEVADVVGGSLDREMFQQRYADVFAGDRNWQGIEVPEGERYDWAPSTYIANPPYFEGMSMDEPGVPEIQGAKCLVYVGDSITTDHISPAGAIKPDSPAGKYLQEQGVEPKEFNSYGSRRGNHEVMMRGTFANVRLRNKMAPGTEGGWTTHVPSGEVTSIFDAAMKYRDAGTPLVVLAGKEYGTGSSRDWAAKGTNLLGVRAVIAQSYERIHRSNLVGFGVVPLQFQDGDGAESLGLTGDESFSISSLEGEPKMVTVTATSPDGKETTFDAHVRVDTPKEWDYFRNGGILHYVLRNLARGN; this is encoded by the coding sequence ATGAAAGACAGCTTCAATGCGCGTTCAACGCTGGACGTCGAAGGCAACTCCTACGAGATCTTCCGACTCAAGGCCCTGGAAGACAAGTTCGACCTGGGTCGCCTTCCCTTTTCCCTGAAAGTGCTGCTGGAGAACCTCCTGCGCAAGGAAGACGGCGCCAACATCACCAGCGAGAACATTGAAGCGCTGGCCCAGTGGGATCCGAACGCCAAACCCAGCACCGAAATCGCCTTCACGCCGGCCCGCGTGCTGATGCAGGACTTCACCGGTGTGCCGGCGGTGGTGGATCTGGCGGCCATGCGCGACGCCATGCAGCGCCTCGGCGGTGATCCCAAGCGCATCAACCCGCTGGAACCCGCCGATCTGGTCATCGACCACTCGGTGATGGTGGACCACGCCGGCTCCGCCGGAGCGCTGGACCTCAACACCAAGCTCGAGTACCACCGGAACCACGAGCGCTACAAGTTCCTGCGCTGGGGCCAGAACGCCTTCTCCAACTTCCGTGTCGTGCCTCCGGGCACGGGCATTGTGCACCAGGTGAACCTGGAATACCTGGCGGAAGTAGTGTTCACCAAGGAAGTCGACGGCGTGCGCCGCGCCTACCCCGACACCCTGGTGGGCACGGACTCCCACACCACCATGATCAATGGCCTGGGCGTGCTTGGCTGGGGTGTGGGAGGCATCGAGGCGGAGGCCGCAATGCTGGGTCAGCCCATCAGCATGCTGATTCCCCAGGTGGTGGGCTTCAAGATGACCGGCAAGCTGCCCGAAGGCGCCACCGCCACCGACCTGGTGCTCACGGTCACGCAGCAGCTGCGCAAAAAGGGTGTGGTGGGCAAGTTCGTGGAATTCTTCGGCGATGGTCTCGCCAACATGCCCCTGGCTGATCGCGCCACCATTGCCAACATGGCCCCGGAGTACGGCGCCACCTGTGGCATTTTCCCCATCGACGAGCAGACACTGCGCTACCTGGAACTCACCGGCCGCTCCCAGGAGCAGATCAAGCTGGTGGAAGCCTATGCCCGGGAACAGGGCATGTGGCGCGAGAACGGTGCCCGCGAGGCCGAATACACCGACGTGCTGGAGCTGGACCTCTCCACCGTGGTGCCCAGCCTGGCCGGGCCCAAACGGCCGCAGGACCGGGTTGCCCTCACCGATGCCAAGAGCACCTTCCTGGATACGCTGGAGGAGCACCTGGATCAGCATCATGGCGCCGACGAGGAGCGCTTCCTCAACGAGGGCGGCGATACGGCCGTGGGCGGTCAGGTTGACTACGACAAGGGCGCGGTGCAGATCGAGATCAACGGCCAGAAGACGCTGCTCAAGCACGGCTCCGTGGTGATTGCCGCCATCACCAGTTGCACCAACACCTCCAACCCGGATGTTCTGGTCGCCGCTGGTCTCGTGGCCAAGAAGGCCCGCGAGCGGGGTCTGGGCAGTCAGCCCTGGGTGAAGACGTCCTTCGCCCCGGGCTCCCAGGTAGTGCCGGCGTACCTGCAGCGGGCTGGCCTGCAGCACCACCTGGACGAGCTCGGCTTCCAGGTGGCGGGGTTCGGCTGCACCACCTGCATCGGCAACTCCGGCCCACTCCCCGACGAGGTCAGCGAAGGCATCCGCGAGGGCAATCTCATGGTCGCCTCGGTGCTCTCCGGAAACCGCAACTTTGAAGGCCGCGTGCACCCCGAGGTGCAGACCAACTGGCTGGCCTCGCCGCCCCTGGTCGTGGCCTACGCCCTGGCCGGCACCATGACGGTGGATCTGGTGCGCGAACCGCTGGGCAAGGACATGAATGGCCAGGACGTCTACCTCAAGGACATCTGGCCCTCGCAGCAGGAGGTCGCGGACGTGGTCGGCGGCAGCCTCGACCGGGAGATGTTCCAACAGCGTTACGCCGACGTCTTCGCCGGGGACCGCAACTGGCAGGGCATCGAGGTGCCGGAGGGCGAGCGCTACGACTGGGCGCCCTCGACCTACATCGCCAACCCGCCCTACTTCGAAGGCATGTCCATGGATGAACCGGGCGTACCGGAGATCCAGGGTGCCAAGTGCCTGGTCTACGTGGGTGACTCCATCACCACCGACCACATTTCGCCTGCGGGTGCCATCAAGCCGGACAGCCCGGCGGGCAAGTACCTGCAGGAGCAGGGCGTGGAACCCAAGGAGTTCAACTCCTACGGCTCCCGGCGCGGCAACCACGAGGTGATGATGCGTGGCACCTTCGCCAACGTGCGCCTGCGCAACAAGATGGCCCCGGGCACCGAGGGCGGCTGGACCACCCACGTCCCCTCCGGCGAAGTCACCAGCATCTTCGACGCCGCCATGAAGTACCGCGACGCCGGTACGCCGCTGGTGGTCCTCGCCGGCAAGGAGTACGGCACCGGCTCCAGCCGTGACTGGGCCGCCAAGGGCACCAATCTGCTCGGCGTGCGCGCCGTCATCGCCCAGAGCTACGAGCGCATCCACCGCTCCAACCTGGTGGGCTTCGGCGTCGTGCCGCTGCAGTTCCAGGATGGTGATGGCGCGGAGTCTCTGGGCCTGACCGGTGACGAGTCCTTCTCCATCTCATCGCTGGAAGGCGAGCCGAAGATGGTGACGGTGACCGCCACCAGCCCGGACGGCAAGGAAACCACCTTCGATGCCCACGTCCGCGTGGATACGCCGAAGGAGTGGGATTACTTCCGCAACGGCGGCATCCTGCACTATGTTCTGCGGAACCTGGCCCGGGGCAACTGA